The Glycine soja cultivar W05 chromosome 6, ASM419377v2, whole genome shotgun sequence genome has a window encoding:
- the LOC114414991 gene encoding probable sugar phosphate/phosphate translocator At5g25400, with protein MGKGGSLSEGVMKKIVLSYSYVAIWIFLSFSVIVYNKYILDKKMYNWPFPISLTMIHMSFCATLAILLVRVLRIVEPVSMSRHVYLSSVVPIGALYSLSLWLSNSAYIYLSVSFIQMLKALMPVAVYSIGVLLRKESYKNDTMFNMLSISLGVGVAAYGEARFDAWGVLLQLGAVAFEATRLVMIQILLTSKGISLNPITSLYYVAPCCLVFLSIPWIFVEYPVLRDTSSFHFDFVIFGTNSFCAFALNLAVFLLVGKTSALTMNVAGVVKDWLLIAFSWSVIKDTVTPINLFGYGLAFLGVAYYNHSKLQALKAKEAQKKTAQPDEEEGSLLQDRDDNKRNDQQN; from the coding sequence ATGGGAAAAGGAGGATCTTTGAGCGAGGGCGTGATGAAGAAGATCGTCCTCTCCTACAGCTACGTGGCCATATGGATTTTCTTGAGCTTCAGCGTCATCGTCTACAACAAGTACATCCTGGACAAGAAGATGTACAACTGGCCCTTCCCCATCTCCCTCACAATGATCCACATGTCCTTCTGCGCCACCCTCGCCATCCTCCTCGTCCGTGTCCTCCGCATCGTCGAGCCCGTCTCCATGTCCCGCCATGTCTACCTCTCCTCCGTCGTCCCCATCGGCGCCCTCTACTCCCTCTCCCTCTGGCTCTCCAACTCCGCCTACATCTACCTCTCCGTCTCCTTCATTCAGATGCTCAAAGCCCTCATGCCAGTCGCCGTCTACTCCATCGGCGTCTTGCTCCGTAAAGAATCATACAAAAACGACACCATGTTTAACATGCTCTCCATCTCCCTCGGCGTCGGCGTCGCCGCCTACGGCGAGGCCCGCTTCGACGCCTGGGGTGTCCTCCTCCAGCTCGGCGCCGTCGCCTTCGAAGCCACGCGTCTCGTCATGATCCAAATCTTGCTCACCTCCAAAGGGATCTCGCTTAACCCAATCACTTCCCTCTACTACGTTGCTCCCTGCTGTCTCGTCTTTCTCTCTATCCCGTGGATCTTTGTTGAGTATCCTGTTTTGAGAGACACTTCAAGCTTTCACTTCGATTTCGTCATCTTCGGGACGAATTCGTTCTGCGCCTTCGCGCTGAATCTGGCGGTGTTTCTTCTGGTTGGGAAGACGTCTGCGTTGACCATGAATGTGGCTGGGGTTGTGAAGGATTGGTTGCTGATTGCGTTCTCGTGGTCGGTTATTAAGGACACCGTGACGCCGATTAATTTGTTCGGCTACGGGCTTGCGTTTCTCGGTGTGGCGTATTATAATCACTCCAAGTTGCAGGCGCTCAAGGCCAAGGAGGCGCAGAAGAAGACCGCGCAGCCGGATGAGGAGGAAGGGAGCTTGCTCCAGGACAGAGATGACAACAAGAGGAACGACCAGcagaattaa